One genomic region from Tachysurus vachellii isolate PV-2020 chromosome 22, HZAU_Pvac_v1, whole genome shotgun sequence encodes:
- the iqsec1b gene encoding IQ motif and SEC7 domain-containing protein 1 isoform X5, with amino-acid sequence MLERKYGGRFITRHAARTIQTAFRQYQMNKNFERLRSSMSENRMSRRIVLSNMRMQFSFEGPEKVHSSYFEGKQLSLSDDSTKLAHSERGDIVPVNVKSQAGQSDFTDAITELEDAFSRQVKSLAESIDDALNCRSLHGDEGQDEVQRGHGDLDRDITYQVKPSHSGERRKLDEMTASYSDVTLYIDEEELSPPLPLSQTVGDRVSMDPELQLRALNSSQDYWVHKEDKCDTDTSCRSTPSLECQEQRLRMDHLPLLTIEPPSDSSVELSDRSERSSLKRQNAYERGGPSQQGSPKRHPSHPSHSSIPRRDDDVPRHRPRQLESHLAINGTSNRQSKSESDFSDGDNDSVNSTSNSNDTINCSSESSSRDSLREQTLSKQTYHKETRNSWDSPAFSNDVIRKRHYRIGLNLFNKKPEKGIQYLIERGFVPDTPVGVAHFLLQRKGLSRQMIGEFLGNRQKQFNRDVLDCVVDEMDFSSMELDEALRKFQAHIRVQGEAQKVERLIEAYSQRYCICNPGVVRQFRNPDTIFILAFAIILLNTDMYSPNVKPERKMKLEDFVKNLRGVDDGEDIPREMLIGIYERIRKRELKTNEDHVSQVQKVEKLIVGKKPIGSLHHGLGCVLSLPHRRLVCYCRLFEVPDPNKPQKLGLHQREIFLFNDLLVVTKIFQKKKNSVTYSFRQSFSLYGMQVLLFENQFYPNGVRLTSAIPGADIKVLINFNAPNPQDRKKFTDDLRESIAEVQEMEKYRIESELEKQKGVVRPSISQSSGLKKETGNSNLSRASLDDSYAMGEGLKRSALSSSLRDLSDAGKRGRRSSAGSLDSNMDGSIISSPHMRRRAASSRDCPSRQHSMPSSSSLLGSLFGTKRGAKSPSLPPQPPHPSHPTLISHTPHPSNLHHTAREGTSLSDTHSSHHTQYCHVQQNPPPYHHHHHYHPPAHIQYHPSSAAASSSHGHPHAPHPHGPHAQHPPHPSHLQHHHSQAPPPAAGPGSTKPKHSGISTVV; translated from the exons ATGCTGGAGCGGAAGTACGGGGGACGTTTCATAACTCGACATGCTGCCCGGACCATCCAGACAGCTTTCCGTCAGTATCAGATGAACAAGAATTTTGAGCGCCTCAGGAGTTCTATGTCTGAAAACCGCATGTCCAGGCGCATTGTCCTTTCCAATATGAGGATGCAATTTTCCTTCGAAGGTCCTGAAAAAGTCCACAGCTCCTACTTTGAGGGCAAGCAGCTCTCCTTGAGTGATGACAGCACTAAGCTGGCACATTCAGAGCGTGGTGACATAGTACCTGTCAACGTTAAGTCACAGGCAGGACAAAGCGACTTCACGGATGCCATCACTGAACTGGAAGACGCCTTCTCCAGGCAGGTAAAGTCACTGGCTGAGTCAATTGATGATGCGTTAAATTGTCGCAGCTTACATGGGGATGAAGGGCAAGATGAAGTACAACGGGGTCATGGTGACCTGGATCGAGACATCACGTATCAGGTCAAACCATCACACAGCGGAGAACGACGCAAGCTTGATGAGATGACCGCATCCTACAGCGACGTGACCCTTTACATTGATGAGGAGGAACTGTCTCCTCCCTTGCCTCTTTCACAGACTGTAGGGGACAGGGTGTCCATGGATCCAGAACTGCAACTGCGTGCACTAAACTCCTCGCAGGACTATTGGGTACACAAGGAAGACAAGTGCGACACTGACACTAGCTGTCGCAGCACACCGTCTCTGGAGTGCCAAGAGCAAAGGCTTCGGATGGACCACCTCCCTCTGCTCACCATCGAACCCCCCAGCGACAGTTCAGTGGAGCTGAGTGATCGCTCTGAGCGTAGTTCCCTAAAACGGCAGAATGCTTATGAACGAGGTGGACCAAGCCAGCAGGGTAGCCCCAAGCGCCATCCCTCACATCCCTCCCATTCTTCCATCCCCCGAAGAGATGATGATGTCCCCCGGCATCGACCACGGCAGCTAGAGAGCCACCTGGCCATCAATGGCACATCCAACAGGCAGAGCAAATCAGAGTCTGACTTCTCAGATGGTGACAATGACAGTGTAAACAGCACATCCAACTCAAATGACACAATCAACTGCAGTTCAGAATCATCATCACGGGACAGCCTGCGTGAGCAAACACTCAGCAAACAGACATACCACAAGGAGACTCGTAACAGCTGGGACTCACCAGCCTTCAGCAATGATGTCATCCGCAAGCGCCATTACCGCATTGGCCTCAACCTCTTCAACAA AAAGCCAGAAAAAGGTATCCAGTATCTGATCGAGCGAGGGTTTGTTCCAGACACCCCTGTGGGTGTGGCTCACTTCTTGTTACAGAGGAAGGGTTTGAGTCGGCAGATGATCGGAGAGTTCCTGGGCAACAGACAGAAGCAGTTCAACCGAGATGTCCTGGA CTGTGTGGTGGATGAGATGGACTTCTCTAGCATGGAGCTGGATGAAGCCTTGAGAAAGTTTCAAGCTCACATCCGAGTACAGGGCGAAGCACAGAAAGTGGAACGGCTTATCGAAGCTTACAG TCAGCGCTACTGCATCTGCAATCCCGGTGTAGTGCGGCAATTTCGAAACCCGGACACAATCTTCATCCTGGCATTTGCTATCATCCTCCTCAACACGGACATGTACAGTCCTAACGTAAAGCCAGAGAGGAAGATGAAGCTGGAGGACTTTGTGAAGAATCTACGAG GGGTTGATGATGGAGAAGACATCCCTCGTGAGATGCTGATTGGTATTTACGAGCGGATCAGGAAACGGGAactcaaaacaaatgaagaCCATGTGTCCCAAGTGCAAAAAGTGGAGAAGCTCATCGTTGGGAAGAAGCCA attgGCTCACTCCACCATGGCCTTGGATGT gtgtTGTCTTTACCACATCGCAGGCTAGTGTGTTACTGCAGGCTGTTTGAGGTCCCAGATCCCAACAAGCCACAGAAACTTGGCCTCCACCAGAGAGAGATCTTTCTCTTCAACGATCTTCTGGTG GTGACCAAGATTttccagaagaagaagaactcaGTGACATACAGCTTCAGGCAGTCCTTCTCTCTATACGGCATGCAGGTGCTTCTCTTCGAGAACCAGT TTTATCCCAATGGCGTGAGGCTCACATCAGCCATCCCTGGTGCTGATATCAAAGTCCTGATCAACTTCAATGCACCCAACCCACAAGACCGAAAGAAGTTTACAGACGACCTGCGGGAGTCCATCGCTGAGGTGCAGGAGATGGAGAAATACAGAATCGAGT ctgagcTAGAAAAGCAGAAAGGTGTAGTGCGACCTAGCATCTCGCAGAGCTCTGGTCTGAAAAAGGAGACCGGCAACAGCAACCTGAGCCGAGCGAGCCTGGATGACAGCTACGCCATGGGGGAGGGACTGAAGAGAAGCGCCCTCAGCAGCTCCTTACGCGACCTTTCCGATGCAG GCAAGCGAGGTCGCCGCAGCAGTGCAGGATCTCTAGACAGCAATATGGAC GGCTCAATCATTAGCAGCCCTCACATGAGGCGTCGTGCTGCCTCCAGTCGTGACTGCCCCTCACGCCAGCACTCAATGCCCAGCTCATCCTCACTGCTTGGCTCATTGTTCGGCACCAAGCGGGGCGCCAAGTCCCCCTCTCTGCCCCCACAGCCTCCTCATCCATCCCACCCCACCCTGATCTCTCACACGCCGCATCCGTCCAATCTGCACCACACAGCTCGCGAGGGCACAAGCCTAAGCGACACACAttcatcacaccacactcaGTACTGCCATGTTCAGCAGAACCCACCTCcatatcaccaccaccaccactaccacccaCCCGCCCACATCCAGTACCACCCCTCTTCCGCAGCTGCCTCTTCCTCTCATGGCCATCCACATGCGCCACACCCCCACGGGCCACATGCTCAGCATCCGCCCCACCCTTCCCACCTGCAGCACCACCACAGCCAGGCTCCACCCCCGGCAGCCGGCCCGGGCAGCACAAAGCCCAAACACAGTGGCATCAGCACTGTGGTGTGA